GATTTCCGGCTCGAGCGAATGAGGAGCCCGGCCCCGGGCGAGCCGAATCCCGGTTGATTTATTGATGCAAACCAATCGCGCCATTAACCCTGAGAACCGCGGTAGCCCACTGTTGGATCCGGCCGGCCGGCCTGCGGGCGGACGCGGCAGCCCAGTGAAATGATCAAGGTCGAGCAGCTCACCAAAAAGTACGCCGGCGTCACCGCGATCGACCGGCTCACGTTCGAGGTCGGCCAGGGCGAGATCGTCGGGTTTCTCGGGCCGAACGGTGCGGGTAAGACTACCACGATGCGAATCCTGGCCGGGTACATGCCGGCCACTTCCGGGCGAGCCTGCATCGGCAAATACGACGTTTTTCGGGAATCATTGCAGGCCCGCCGCTGCCTCGGCTACCTGCCGGAAAATGTGCCGCTCTATCACGAGATGCGGGTCAGCGAGTACCTCCGGTTCCGGGGCTTGTTGAAAGGGTTGCGCGGCTCGGGGCTTCGCCGCCGGATCGGCGCGCTGGTGGAACTCTGCGGGCTGCGCGAAGTAGAACGCAAAGTGATTGCAAGCCTTTCGAAAGGATTCCGCCAGCGGGTCGGGTTGGCGGAAGCGCTCATCCATGAACCGGCCCTCCTGATCCTGGACGAACCGACCATCGGTCTGGATCCCAACCAGATCCGGCAGGTACGCGAGCTCATCAAGGCCCTGGGCGAGCGCCACACCATCCTGCTCTCGACCCACATCTTGTCCGAGGTCGAAATGACGTGCTCCCGGGTCCTGATCATTCACCGGGGCCGGATCGAAGCCTCGGATTCTCCGGCCAACCTGGTGCGCCAGCTGCGCACGTCGGGCGTGATCCGTCTGGAGGTCCGGACCGCCGCTGAGGACCCTAAAGCGGCGATCGCAAATGTGCCGGGCGTAAAGGAAGTCACGGTCGTGTCCGAGCAGGATGACTGGCTCACCTGTATGGTCCGGACTGAAGCCAACCTCGACCTGCGGGCCGGCCTGTTTGACCTTGCCGCCGAACGCCGCTGGCAATTGCGCGAGTTAACGCAGGATCGAGCCACGCTGGAAGATGTGTTCGTCGAACTGACGCACAGCGACGCGTGATCACGTTATGAGAAATTACCTCGTCCTGCTGCGACGCGAATTGACGGCTTGTTACCTCTCCCCGATCGCATATGTGGTGCTTTGCCTGTTTCTGATCCTCAACGGGCTTTCTTTCTACTTTACGCTCGTGTCGCTCTCACGCGGTCCGTTCACCATCACCGTGGTTCAGGCCTTCTTTAATGACCTTT
This sequence is a window from Verrucomicrobiota bacterium. Protein-coding genes within it:
- a CDS encoding ATP-binding cassette domain-containing protein, which produces MIKVEQLTKKYAGVTAIDRLTFEVGQGEIVGFLGPNGAGKTTTMRILAGYMPATSGRACIGKYDVFRESLQARRCLGYLPENVPLYHEMRVSEYLRFRGLLKGLRGSGLRRRIGALVELCGLREVERKVIASLSKGFRQRVGLAEALIHEPALLILDEPTIGLDPNQIRQVRELIKALGERHTILLSTHILSEVEMTCSRVLIIHRGRIEASDSPANLVRQLRTSGVIRLEVRTAAEDPKAAIANVPGVKEVTVVSEQDDWLTCMVRTEANLDLRAGLFDLAAERRWQLRELTQDRATLEDVFVELTHSDA